In the Sebastes fasciatus isolate fSebFas1 chromosome 12, fSebFas1.pri, whole genome shotgun sequence genome, CCTGAATAAATATGAACCAACAATCATTTATTCTGTGTTATTGATTGGTTCCTAGATGATCACCATCTATCTTCATGTTCCTGCTTGATGTCATGTAAGTAAGGAAGTCAATGACTAATCATTACTTCCTTAAATACATACTTACTAGTATAGTTACTATTTGTGTGGCCACCTAAAGTGGTGCATCCTTAATGTCCCCCTCCtctcaaaaaatgtgttttgcttattgttGCTTCACTTGGATGCTTGATATATGAGAAATTAGAAAGATTTGCATATTCATAGATTCTGATTAAATAATTTGTTAACAAGGTGATTTTTTTGTGGAAAACCCATATCAGACACAAATTATTATTGCAAGAggaatacttttatttatttattatattttttttacatgttaaaaCACATGTAGAGGGGatcgttaaaaaaaatgcattaattcATGGTGGCTGTATCATAACTTTCCACTTGTGTGTTTCCTCAAGTAAAGTAGTGCACCTATAAGGCTGACACACAAATCCTAGCTATGGCTCCATTTGTTGACCTTGGATATCACCTTAAAAAGCAGTGTGAATTCCCCAGAGAAGATGCAGCACACCTCCATCTAACAGCTGCTACAGCTGGAACATCTGTCAACATCTGTCAACATCTGTGTTATATAAAGCCCAGTGGCCAGTGTTGGCACTGTCCCAGTGGATTAGCCAAATACATCTGGCCTTAAAGGTGTACTCCAGCAATTTAGttttgcacttccataaagttgggggacTCACATAGACTGTCTATAAAAAGTGGACATAGACACCATGATGctacccattggtttgtggactgtagTTTTggagcctcgagtttggcattcgCCATcatggttttttgcaaccagaagtgacacaagagggtggagctaagtacaactgaacgctgaataagacatgtttaaaaatgttatgtaaatgtaacaattaacttccatgaactgaaaacacactgtgaaagggttaaagatataagacaaaaacacagacacctgtcaatcacaccctaaagcataccctgcttcatggtctatttgactctaaatgggaccatcatttactaaatgaacatcatgctgtattgaagaagacttgaaactagagattgagaccataaactcatgtttacaatgtttactgaggtaataaatcaagtgaaaagtagactcattttctcatagacttctatacaatcagacttctttttgcaaccagaggagtcgccccctgctggctattagaaagaatgcaggtttacgacatttctgcattggcttcacttttcagacccggagtctCCCATTGGGGACTCACAAGAAGAGATccaagatatcctgacttttagtccctgtaTAGGCCAAGCTCCTATACTTCCCAAAGGCAATTCAGTAGTGTCTTTTGCAAGCTGAGTAGTGCGCCCCATGATGAGTCAACTGTACTGTTTAAAATTTGTGCACTGACCCAGACAATATCACagaggtatttatttatctatcgtCTGTTTTCATAGCTAGACACtgtagatagatatatagatcgatagatagatagactgcAGTACTTCCATTCAACTTTCACATGCAGTAGCAGCCTATTATACTCACAGTGAGGAAAACACCTCTCTTCCATTATCGTGCTGAGCAGCCCGGATCCACCCAGTGTGATTAACTTTACACACACTTAACTCCGGCCTTCTGGAATAAGATAAGAGCAACTGTCACTCactaccaacacacacacaccagttcaTACGCAAGCATGCCTCCACACAAGCGTGTGGCCTACTGAAGACATGTTACCCCCTGTCGAATATTTCTATAACTGCTTCATGGAGGTATTCTGCAATCATGTCAGAAAGGATAGAGATAAATAGACAGACACTGCATATTTGCATATACACACTGGCCTAGCCATTTTACATTGAAAATAAGGCACATATAATCATCTTATGTGGTCGTGCCCTAAAACGTTTTGTCTGTCAGTCCAAAGCGAGATGAAGGAAGTATTTGGTATAGATATACCTCTAAATCCACATCATTTCTACTGAGATTAGACTCCAATTATGAACGTAGGTACAGGTACATTCTTAGAGTCGCTTTGTATGCTGCACGCCTCACAATATTACAAAAATGGTTGGACGAAGAACCCGCTGATATTGTAGCGTTGTATACACACTTATGTATATTTTGCCATTGGAGAGACTATGACATGTGTTAAGAGGTACTCTTGATGTGTTTGTAACAGGAATGCAcagataccgatactggatcggatatcaggccgatactgactcaaatagctggatcgggtatcggtgacaatggggctgatctattcaattcagttctatgtgtatataatatatacattatatactggaattttaatttaagttttgaccaatttgttgctgcattaaaaagatttacacctgaattgtaattcctgttgattttgaagatttcttaccaggttgctggtgtacaatttattattttaataataaagaacaatgaaatacatttatatctatgtatttacaggtcacattttgttttacaaatttaGGAAAGCAAAGTCAAGTGTGGTGTTGCCTTACATATttaagaatgatcccagtcacttccacacagtgagacatacagcttatcgatttaacactggtatcagatcagtactcggtatcgggcgatcccaaagcccaggtatcgctatcggtatttttttaaaattattattccTCCACTCTTTTTTTATCTATATGTTAATAAATTTgataataaaaattaatttatatatagacTAAGGCTAAAAACCCAGCGCCGGATGAACTAATCTCTCTGAACAATGGAGCTGAGTTTGTATCACTGAAGCAACAGTGTTGCTTTGTTACCAGGAAGACAGCAGAGCAGGTCGGATAACGTCAGAGGACCTCAGTAGGAATGAGATCTACTCTTCGACTTAAAGCCTGAAGTTATGCCTTTAATATGGCCGATAAGGGTCCGTTTTTAACCTCATGTGTGATTTTCTACCTGTCCATCGGAGCTGCGATATTCCAGATTCTCGAAGAGCCAAACTACAAATCATCTACAGACGAATATCTCCTTCAGAAGAAAATCCTCTTGGAGAAGTATGCCTGCTTAACACAAGATGGTCTGGATGAGATTTTGGAGGTATGAACCCTGTTTATGAtatgacagattaaaaaaaaaacacagcagttAGAAAATAAGTTGAGCATTTATCCTCAAGACTTACATTTCTGTGCGTAACTTTGCGGTTTTACGCACAGAAACTGACTAACTTAAGAGCTCCTATTGACTCTCATAAAGTTATTGGATGAAATAACACTTTACAGATGTTGCCCTTTATTAGACTGTGTTTCTATAGCCATAGTAAAGGTGAGCCTACACAatgaaagagtaaaaaaaagagaagctcGTTTCCTTTATGTGCCACAGAACCCGTTTTTCCTGATCAAGAATAGACAACAACAACCATCAGTCTGCCCCAAAAAGGATCATGTTACAATAAAACGACTAAAATGATCTTTAAGTTGTAGTGTTCATGTTTGTTAAAGCACAGGGAAGTTGGAGTATTCATGATTCAAACCACACATGGAGGTGTTTCGGGGCGTGAAGGTGCATGTCTCTGCTTCCAACCTCAAATATTTGCATGTTTGCACAAGGTGTGCCAGTTTATAGTGGCTACGTGAGTTGTGATGAGCCATAATAAAACGTTTCCAACAAGTTTGTTATTGGCGTTGTTAAGGGGAAAGTTGTAGCAGAAGTTTGTGAATGGGTTCAGACAtgctgcactgtaaacaattgctgttactttacagcaggatttcaacagtattaacctgttattgctaaaaacagtgctttactgttaatacacaaaaaaacatgttaaattacactcataggccgttttttaactgaactataatgcattcttaaaaaacatcactttactgctgatcaactgtctaaagtatcatcagtaacagtttcatgcagtatttgttaaattctgggacctgatctgctcatgtgaggcttgtacattgtacatgattgtaaaatcagtgaattagctttattgttcttcactcacatgttgttatggtttgcattctgtgcttgtagccagctatagacagacattttgggaaaagtgtcaacaagtctattatagcctttttcctaacaagtgcctttaattgtatttagtgtgactattcctatgtctgtaacctgctaagtctattcttctaggcaaaaaataatgtttattaaaatgtatgtaacaaATACAACCTAagtagtgcattaaaacaaatcagtaagataatataaaagaaaggtggaaaaacagctatataatgtatctctaaacagtaaattaactgtaaaatactgtgaaattaataataaaaacagtatttttcattaacagtacaaagctgtaaatttcagcgacagtataataatgttaattttacagtaacataaaggcaaccctgctgccagatctttactgttattttacggGGAAACAGTGTGTTTATCCTCTATCTGctttttatgcatttctttcacATTACGTGTCTTTTTAGACCTGCCACAAGACTTTGTATGTAGTTTACAGACCTGCCACTTGATGAATAAAGATgctaaacaataaaacatggtttagtgtgttatatagtttgaAACTCTTTCTTggcaagtcaattttatttatacagccaaaaaatacaaatgactttttttttttatttggataaAGAAAAACACCCCAAAACACCCTTTAATaggaaaaaaggaaggaaaCTTGGATGTGTATGTGgtattgtttttgtattattttgtacaACTTCTCGGTCATTGCTAGGATCTGTTTTAGAAATGTACTTGttattttgtaataataataatagtgcgTTTTATTTATAGGTGCCTTTCAAAgcactcaaggacactttacaGGCCCAGTTAAAAACAATCAGCAGTGTTTCACGACAtcataaaatcaaacaaaacagaaataagtTAACTAGATCTTCAAGAAGATCTAGTTAAACATTTGTGGCTGTTTAACCATTCAGGTTCATTACTGTTATAcctaaagcagcagtgggtagaaatggagcaaatatgattaaagaaagttatttttataaaacgtgacccatcagccatgttgagatcagttgaggaaataccaagcaccgcccaccagacgCAACAAACTTTccaattttacagctaaacagtaccctacaagatgtttctgatttgtggcgagaaataggcattacagtaaatattaattcatatttgatcagcgctgcctcgtTTGACCATCTgatctttattgtgttttactcTGCCAGATAGTGTCAGAGGCCGCGGGCCAAGGTGTGACCATCACTGGAGACAACCATCGCAACTCATGGGACTGGGTCAACTCTGTCATCTTTGCTGCCACAATTGTCACCACCATAGGTTTGGATGACTATATATGACATCTACAGTATCTGGCATGGATATAAATATGGTAGTTTTATGTTAACTGATTTAATTcacaagttatttatttattttttacttactttttaTGTGTCAGAGAATATTATTCTAGCCATtttataaatgcatttaaagacATAATTACAGAAAGAAAGCTTAATACGACATTGTAATAGGATTATTAATTTATGACTTCTTTATACATTAGTTATTAAGAACAAAAGCAACTTTTGTCAGCTCTTGAAATCATCTTGAAACCCCTGACCCTGATTAATGATTTACTAAAATCAATAACTACCCAGTTGATGgcttacaatgtttttttttttaagttttaaaagaaagaaaaagaaattctGCACTTGTAAATGCTAATTTGCTAATGGATTCTTTGCAAGTGATCAACTGTGCGTTGGAGAGGTTTTCCTGCAAGtgaaaaaaggacaaaacatGTAATAATAGAGGATGATACCCAGTAGCCAATTTGTTTTTCAACCTGGCATCCCAAATTGTGTCCTCATTACTATATTTCCCATCCATAAATTACTAATAATTGACTTATTAACCATGAATAAAGTCAATAGTTACCTTGTATAAACCTTTATGAAATATTCCTTCCTCTCAGTGTAGTGCGTTGATATTTGCTCTTGTGATCTACAGGTTATGGTAATGTTGCCCCCAAGACTCAAGGTGGCCGTGTGTTCTGCATCCTGTATGGTCTGTGTGGGATCCCTCTGTGTCTGGTATGGATAAGCGAGCTGGGTTCGTTCTTTGGTGACCGGGCCAAACGTCTGTCCCAGGTTATGATCCGTAAAGGCGTTTCAGTGGTAAGAATCTGACTGAAAGCTGGAGGTAGTGTTTGTCTGTAATGATACTGCGCCATCAGGTCATTTTAACATAAAGATgttatttgtttcttttctccctTCTGTCAGAAAAAGGTGCAGTGGACCTGTACAGCCTTATTCCTGTTATGGGGGCTGATTGTGCACCTGGTGATCCCTCCATTTGTTTTCATGTCTGTGGAAGGATGGACTTACCTGGAGGGCCTCTACTTCTCTTTCATCACACTCACAACAGTTGGTTTTGGAGATTATGTGGCAGGTATGTTTGATTAATTGCATAATATAAGTCATTTCTCTGAGGTTATTTGTGGGTCTgaacgttttgttttttattaaagctgaagtaggccagtttggagcagatatgattaaaaaaatatatttttataaaacggtcgctatatcctgacagtaatatataaaacaggtaatctgaaaaaaaaaaaacacatgtgcctctgtgtcctccggtgctcctaatggcatctgcaagatttcacagaccggaggaaaacaagcaatcagagccgagctggagcctaccgtccagcttccgtctatgagagccacgagtcaatcactcgcgaactccgaccaagcggttaaactaggcagcgctgatcaaatatgaatcaatattcttctactgtaatgcctatttcttgcctcaaatgttttcagaaacatcttgtagtgtactgtttagctgtaaaaagagaaagtttgtgacctggcagccatgttgagatctgttgaggaaataccaagcaccgctcaccagccggagcacagccaataggaacgctcaacaGGAACGCtctgtgaaatgacctgtgattggtcaaagtctatatttttaaagcctgaaaacagagccatgacgaggtgcagaagtctagctaTCTCTCATAGctcttgaattataatatgctgaaaagttattatggaatttttgcccagtgatgccaaaaaattgttgcctactgaagctttaagtccTTTCTTATAAATGTCTCGCCGGTGCATTGACTCTCATTTCAGGTGTAAATCCAGACAAGGACTACCCCAGACTGTACAGAGTGTTTGCAGAGATATGGATCTACATGGGCCTTGCCTGGCTGTCTCTGTTCTTCAGCTGGAACGTCCACATGGTTGTGGAAGCTCACAAGGTGCTAAAGAAAAGAAGACACAAGCACAAACACGGGGAACCCGAGCCTGTAGAGGAGAAGCACAACCCAAAAGTAAGGCCGTCCGTCATCGACATCTTCAACTTCCTATCAGAGAACGACGATGACAACTACAACACTGTCATCAAGGAGATCGGAACCACAGCAAGTAGAAGAAAGTCCGCAGACAACATAAATCGCTCCAAGAGCTGCAGCGACATCTTGGCCACCGACATCAAGGAACTGGATCACTCGCCTCGGCACAGACGCATGCTCAGCATCAGTGCAGTGTTCATAAATGCAAAGCCTGTCGTGGACAAAGGCAAACACGAGGTGAGTCCTATAATACAAGAAAGCAACGAAGAGCCTGAACCTACAGAATGTGCGAGGACGGATAATGAGGAGAACAAGGACAGTTGGACATTTGATTTTCCAGAATCTGCTGGTATCACCTTCACTGTGCCTACCGAAGATGCTACGGAAAAGGAAAGTGTACAGCAGCCTGGTGGTGGGGGACGTAGGTTTACAATCTCCAAGGTGGCAGAGGAAGTTTCGTCAAtggataaaaatgaaaaaggatAAAAGATCTTTTCTAAAACATCATGTTCCTTTTCCAAAATTGTGGAAATAGTCAGGCTGTGCTGTGTGAAGGAGtttatatgaaaatattataaatactgTTGTGTATCAAGAAAGCAAACTTTGTGAAAATCTTACTAAATGAATCTTAAGACGGTTTCCTGCTTTAAAATGACATACGCACAATGAGCCAGTGTCTGTATCAGTatcaggtaaaaaaaagattactcTTCTTTTGCAAATGGTGAATcaagattttattttgtttttcatcccATATTCatccaaatctttttttttttttacatgtcttTGTTGTGaccatagaaaaaaaatacatagacTATTTCAAATTACAACACAGGGCTTTGTGGAAAACACTGCCAATGAGCAACTTTCCCTCATAGGGAGCAGCTACAGAAGAGGCCATGAGCACACGGCCGTTATCACCGTACTCCAGACTCACCACCGGCTGCTCCGAGTGGATGTTCTTGATCCGGATAACCTGAAGGAAACAGGAATGAAATTATCAAGCAAATTCAAATAACGATGCTAATATATAATttcatagaaaaataaaaaaaacaacaacaacactaacCTCGGAGCCGGGAGGATCTTCAGGGTCATGCGTTAACAACTTCATACCATTTGGATGACAGCCGAGCCATAAGTCACCTGTCCTGTGGTCCACCTCGATGTTATCACATAGTGACCCAACAGCAACAGACTGGTTGGAAACATAAACTGATACTTATATTCTGTCTTCTAGAATTACTGACACAAAGTGTAGGGAAAAGCatgtaaatattgtttttttggatTTTGTTGCGAAAAAGCACAGTAATAGTAGTGTTGAaataaatagtttgacattttgggaaatacacttttttGATTTCTTGTGTAAAAGTTAGATgtgaagattgataccactctcatatttgTACGTTAAATATGAAGTATTCTGACTCAGCGGATGTAGACTGGGTATAAGCCAGTCATTGGCCGCGTATTTCTTGCGGCATTCTCCTCCCCTCACGCTATCTACGCTATCTATGTTGCAAGGGCACCATCGCTGCATCCTGTGCTTATCGCCGCCCAAGatgattgtgattggtttaaagaaatacaaacaagccagagcGTTTTTTACCCTATACCAAGGCCTATGGTAAGGAGGCTGGGTCAAGGGcagacatgggtcttggggtatggggtataacacatgcgcagtgtaactgaagctgcagtcgtacgttgcgattggctcaattttggcgagtgcaggccagatttgactgcgcatgtgttatacccgcaaagatatgacgcgttgatgacgcgtgactcagcctcctttccataggccttgcccTATACCAGAATGATAGTGGGTGTAGCGAGACCTTTCTTTAGTGCTGACGCAGCACTGTGGAGAAAAagggcctttacacaccgggggcgtcaCGAATAGATGacaagaaaatgcaaaatactcgcctgcgaatgtTATATGTCtagagcttttattgtgaaaggcaaGAACGGaaagagtggatctggtctgcgctatGTCAAAGTTGAAAAGAGTAATAAAGTTGCTGTCATggttcagactacggagcctccatgttgtttcataaatataagcGCAAATCAACACGTTCCACACAACGTCATTGGCTGATGCCTTTATTCGacgtgcgaaagctcagaaaaaaacCTGACCTCGTTCCGAAAAAAGTATGttacaaaatccacctaccaacGCAACAACAATTTCAGGCTCTACAGGGGGTTTTCAGGGGCTTCATATTTAGCTGGCAGATATaagtggtatcgatcttttcATCTAAATCAAGggaagaaagcaaataagcatatttcacaaaatgtcgaactactcctttcatttatctattttctGGCTGAGGGTAGCAAATAAGAAAACACTGTGTTACCTTAACATGCACTAATTGTTCCCCTTCTTGTCTCTCATAAACGTCGATCTCATGGCCTAAAATATCTGAAACATAAAtatacctgtaaaaaaaaaaagaaaaagcattcctgttttattattttagcattgcaaaggaaacatattaCTATAGAAACACATTCAGCTTAAGAAATATGCACATGCAATTACTGCTGAAATTAATTGAGAATAACCGTTTGTCAGGTGATATGTTGATGCCATTTGCGGACATAAAGCCACTGGCTGCCGCCCTCACTTCCTGTGGACTGTAGTATACCACATCACACCAGGGGAGATCCAGGATGATAGTCAGAAAGTGGAGTGCCTCATTGGTAAAGGAGTGATCATTTGTGGCGTAGAAGCTCTCCACTCCGACTGCAACAATGTCATTTACACTGAAAGACATGATGAATGAGATAAACGATTCTATAGAGATTgtcaaatgtaaaatgtgtgatGCTGTGAGGGTTTATTACAGAGTACATACCTGTGGAGTAGGGGGTGGGTAATAGTTTTAAGGTGCACAAGTGTGTCGTCCTGAACAAAATGAAAGATCTCCACTTGGCTTTTGTGCTGAGGGTGATTGACAACAAACAGGTACACAGCGTCATCTGCAAACAAACAGCAATGTGTTGTGTGTTAGCATTATTCTCATCTTTTATTGGGCCATTATTGTAGCAAAACtatttgcgtgtgtgtgtgtgtgtgtgtagagttgTGTAACTGTATCTCAATCCGTTTGTGCAGATTTgcaaatctgtaaaagaatctCTAAATGCGTTCTGAGAATTGTGAATGTGTATAGGAATCTGCAAATGTGTATTAAGAATCTGTGTGTGCATAATTAGATtagtaaatgtgtaaaaaaactacattttttattcagatttGTAAGTGTAtagagatttgtaaatgtgtagacaaatctgtaaatgtgtacataaatctgtaaacgtgtagacaaatctgtaaatgcgtacatatatctgtaaatgtgtagacaaatctgtaaatgcgtacatatatctgtaaatgtgtagacaaatctgtaaatgtgtacataAATCCGTAAATGTGTAGATAGATCAGTGAATGTCTATATACGCATTCACAGACTGGTCTACACATTCACAGATCTATGTACGCATTTACAGTATtgtctacacatttacaaatctcaaCACACTTGTAAATCTGAATACAGATTTGGAGatattttttacacatttactaGCACGCAAATATTCTGAATACACGTTTGCAGATACCTGTACACATTCACAAATCTCAGTACGCATTTAGAGAttcttttacacatttacaaatctgattACGCACACACAGATTGATATACAGTTACACAACTCTCCACACAAATTTGCAGTTTTGCTGCAATAATGGCCCCATACTCTTTTACCTCCAGTATAAACAATCATGCACATTTCTCTCCGGACATCACAGCGTGGTTGAATAAAGAACGTTTTGTCAGTGTTTGACCCGTGTTCTGGTATCCCTGTCACTCCATTgcaattttatattttacttaaagggactatttgtaactttcagaaatgcttcttaacagcgacacctgtggccatgaaatcaacgaaagtcaacgtcgggctcgcgcttgctcgctctaaatatacatgaacgagcatcgctcaaaacagtgaggcgacacacgtcagctaaaagcacaatatcactctatatttcagctgcttggcagtaatgttagctgaccagacgaaggtctctccatgaacatgatttagatctggtcctagtgttggcttttcctgcctaagtgcaggctgatgcagcggggctctgcagcatgtctcctctgctctctccgcccgcagccggagagagcagaggagacaccggcacccggtcggtaacgagagggtaacataactctctgaagagctccgtcgcttcacaagacacgggaaagctctgttggtctggaggaactgcagaatttatttctgcacaaacgtcccctgtgcattcactagatattctcagagctaaactcttctgcagtgtgtagtgagcgcgcgttcacgtctagaggtggagcgagacagcgaggacgcgcgcgcattctgagtgaaggagagcatgcagcggagacgaggctccagccacacgcgagcgcgcatatgcgaacgcgcatgtgtgacgacccgctacatttatgcgcgtaaaaagttacaaatagtccctttaaagttgtAATTCTTGGTTGATTTGGTGACCCTAGTGGTTACTATGATAACAGCAAATGTGGTTTCACGCTCCAGATCCCAGAAAATAACCATTTTGATGAACAATCACCTCTAATAACCTCTGTGACAAGTACAGTGCTTTTCCTGTGtttgcttcacaataaaagccactCCGTATTTGTCCAGTGGATGTCTTTTTATGTGAAGCAACAGCAGTGGGAAACGTCTGGTTAGTATTAGCAGTAACTTAAAACAGCTTTGATACAGCTGTAGTGAGTCTGATATCAACGAGATCAAAGTACAAACAGTAACACCAGATTACACACTGCATTCCTGTGAATCAAATACCCTGTATATGTGAAGACAATTTAACCTCTTGTGGGAACGGCGGACTCCGTCACTACCAATGAAACTACTAGAGGTCATTACTGAATGTTAATACGTTTTACGATTATTGCAGGAGCAATGGAGACCATTAATAATAGCAAAAATCTGGTTTGATTTCATGAGAATATGAAAGATTCTATCTTTAAAAATCTTAGTTTTCTTATTGTTCAGTCTTATTAATTGTATTTGCTAttcctttattt is a window encoding:
- the LOC141779230 gene encoding serum paraoxonase/arylesterase 2-like → MTFLNMAAMKKLLVAAAVAAFAAFIGHRFLKLKEMALASRDMPVKHLNCRYLMNIEYGAEDITILRDGLALISTGLKYPGMPSFSDDPGKMYVLDLLHPKPTPVELQIKGGLDLSSFNPHGISVYIDEADDAVYLFVVNHPQHKSQVEIFHFVQDDTLVHLKTITHPLLHSVNDIVAVGVESFYATNDHSFTNEALHFLTIILDLPWCDVVYYSPQEVRAAASGFMSANGINISPDKRYIYVSDILGHEIDVYERQEGEQLVHVKSVAVGSLCDNIEVDHRTGDLWLGCHPNGMKLLTHDPEDPPGSEVIRIKNIHSEQPVVSLEYGDNGRVLMASSVAAPYEGKLLIGSVFHKALCCNLK
- the LOC141779228 gene encoding potassium channel subfamily K member 5-like, translating into MADKGPFLTSCVIFYLSIGAAIFQILEEPNYKSSTDEYLLQKKILLEKYACLTQDGLDEILEIVSEAAGQGVTITGDNHRNSWDWVNSVIFAATIVTTIGYGNVAPKTQGGRVFCILYGLCGIPLCLVWISELGSFFGDRAKRLSQVMIRKGVSVKKVQWTCTALFLLWGLIVHLVIPPFVFMSVEGWTYLEGLYFSFITLTTVGFGDYVAGVNPDKDYPRLYRVFAEIWIYMGLAWLSLFFSWNVHMVVEAHKVLKKRRHKHKHGEPEPVEEKHNPKVRPSVIDIFNFLSENDDDNYNTVIKEIGTTASRRKSADNINRSKSCSDILATDIKELDHSPRHRRMLSISAVFINAKPVVDKGKHEVSPIIQESNEEPEPTECARTDNEENKDSWTFDFPESAGITFTVPTEDATEKESVQQPGGGGRRFTISKVAEEVSSMDKNEKG